From Callospermophilus lateralis isolate mCalLat2 chromosome 5, mCalLat2.hap1, whole genome shotgun sequence, a single genomic window includes:
- the LOC143400239 gene encoding olfactory receptor 14A16-like encodes MSNNSMVTEFLLLGFSDSRSPQLLPAVIFTVIYLAALVGNGLVMTITSLDPGLHSPMYFFLRNLSLFDICLISAVVPKAVANWVTHCHSISFLGCVAQVFLVLFSADTGLCLLTAMSMDRYAAICHPLHYEAIMSRDTCVQMATLSWLSSGFLSAIHTVSTFSLSYCGFHEIQQFFCDIPQLLAVSSSKRVTAEIVFIIINVFLDTGCFAGIIVSYVFIFSTVRRIPSTAGQAKAYSTCLPHLAVVVLFLSTGFCAYLKPLLGSSSSTDLVLSAVYVVLSPSLNPVIYSLRNKAMKAGLEKLVTGKLLTKQHVLLFLQE; translated from the coding sequence ATGAGTAATAACTCTATGGTCACAGAATTTCTTCTCCTGGGTTTTTCTGACTCACGGAGTCCTCAGCTCCTACCAGCTGTGATTTTTACTGTGATATACCTGGCTGCCCTGGTGGGGAATGGCCTCGTCATGACCATCACCTCCCTGGACCCAGGCCTCCACtcgcccatgtacttcttcctgagGAATCTGTCCCTCTTTGACATCTGCCTCATTTCTGCTGTGGTGCCCAAAGCTGTGGCCAACTGGGTCACCCACTGCCACTCCATCTCGTTCCTCGGCTGTGTGGCCCAGGTCTTCCTGGTGCTTTTCTCAGCAGACACAGGCCTGTGCCTCCTCACAGCGATGTCCATGGACCGCTATGCTGCCATCTGCCATCCACTGCACTATGAAGCCATCATGAGCAGGGACACCTGTGTGCAGATGGCCACTCTGTCCTGGCTCAGCAGTGGCTTTTTATCTGCTATCCACACCGTGAGCACCTTTTCTTTATCTTACTGTGGATTCCATGAGATCCAACAGTTCTTCTGTGACATTCCCCAGTTGTTAGCTGTCTCTTCTTCAAAGCGTGTGACTGCAGAAATTGTGTTCATTATCATTAATGTCTTCCTGGACACTGGCTGCTTTGCCGGCATCATCGTCTCCTACGTCTTCATCTTCTCCACCGTCAGGCGGATCCCGTCCACAGCAGGGCAGGCCAAAGCCTACTCCACCTGCCTCCCCCACCTGGCAGTTGTAGTCCTTTTCCTTTCAACTGGTTTTTGTGCTTACCTGAAGCCCCTCCTGGGGTCCTCCTCCTCCACTGACCTGGTGCTCTCTGCGGTCTACGTTGTGCTTTCCCCGTCCCTCAACCCCgtcatctacagcctgaggaacaaggCCATGAAGGCAGGATTGGAGAAGCTGGTCAccgggaagctcctgacaaagcaGCACGTCCTCCTGTTCCTCCAAGAATAG